One genomic region from Rhizomicrobium palustre encodes:
- the ppa gene encoding inorganic diphosphatase translates to MRIDKIAPGKNPPHDVNVLIEVPIGGEPIKYEIDKEAGVLVVDRFLYTSMRYPGNYGFIPHTLSGDGDPVDVLVCNTRALVPGALVNVRPVGVLMMEDDGGTDEKIIAVPTPQLTLRYEHVHNYTDMPEITRKQVEHFFEHYKDLEPGKWSKILGWGDAAAAHRYILEGLERCAAEKG, encoded by the coding sequence ATGCGGATCGACAAGATTGCTCCGGGCAAGAACCCGCCCCACGACGTCAATGTTCTGATCGAAGTCCCCATCGGCGGAGAGCCGATCAAATACGAAATCGACAAGGAAGCCGGCGTCTTGGTAGTGGACCGGTTCCTCTATACCTCGATGCGGTATCCCGGCAATTACGGCTTCATCCCCCATACGCTGTCGGGAGACGGCGATCCGGTGGACGTTCTGGTGTGCAACACCCGCGCCCTGGTTCCGGGCGCCCTCGTCAATGTGCGCCCCGTGGGCGTCTTGATGATGGAAGACGATGGCGGCACCGATGAGAAGATCATCGCTGTGCCCACGCCGCAGCTAACCCTGCGCTATGAGCACGTGCATAACTATACCGACATGCCGGAGATCACCCGCAAGCAGGTCGAACACTTCTTCGAGCATTATAAAGATCTCGAGCCTGGCAAATGGTCGAAGATTCTGGGCTGGGGCGATGCCGCCGCGGCGCATCGTTACATCCTGGAAGGCTTGGAGCGCTGCGCCGCCGAGAAGGGCTGA
- a CDS encoding MFS transporter, with the protein MNKKPPLAFWQLWNMSFGYVGIQFGFALQNANVSRIFETLGAKVENIPILWIAAPISGLLIQPIIGHLSDKTWNRLGRRKPYFLLGAILSSLALLFMPNSPALWVAAGMLWIMDASINVTMQPFRAFIGDMLPEGQRTSGFAMQTFFIGISSVVASICPWLFANWLHLANTAPAGEIPPSVKWSFYVGGVAFLATVLWTVFKVREYTPEELESFGSKNDESSGETSLNTRQCMVEGIVLVLLGLAFSWVVGAQEWYQGLYILSFGLAFYGALQIIAALRAYAGKTTGMVEIVADLKTMPATMKQLALVTILTWFALFAMFIYSTPAVTSFHFHSSDPTSALYNDGANWVGVLMAVYNGVAALVAFLLPPLTRKIGRVTTHVVCLLIGGAGLLSMYLFTDPTYLLISMTAIGIAWASLLTIPYAILSSAVSHKKMGVYMGMFNLFLVIPQILAAAILGLLVQKFFHGAAIYAIALGGIAMVLAGILMAFVKDGEAA; encoded by the coding sequence ATGAACAAAAAGCCGCCGCTCGCCTTTTGGCAACTCTGGAATATGAGCTTTGGTTATGTAGGCATCCAATTCGGATTCGCGCTGCAGAACGCCAATGTCAGCCGGATTTTCGAAACCCTGGGTGCCAAGGTCGAGAACATCCCGATCCTGTGGATCGCGGCCCCCATCTCCGGTCTGCTGATTCAGCCCATCATCGGCCATTTGAGTGATAAGACCTGGAACCGGTTGGGGCGGCGCAAGCCCTATTTCCTCTTGGGCGCGATCCTGTCGTCGCTGGCCCTGCTCTTCATGCCGAACTCGCCTGCTTTATGGGTGGCTGCGGGCATGCTCTGGATCATGGATGCCTCCATCAATGTCACCATGCAGCCCTTCCGGGCCTTCATCGGCGATATGCTGCCAGAAGGGCAGCGCACCAGCGGCTTTGCCATGCAGACCTTCTTTATCGGCATCAGCTCTGTGGTGGCTTCCATTTGCCCTTGGCTGTTCGCCAATTGGCTTCATCTAGCCAATACCGCGCCCGCAGGTGAAATTCCGCCTTCGGTGAAATGGTCATTTTATGTCGGCGGCGTTGCATTCCTGGCGACCGTTCTTTGGACAGTTTTCAAAGTGCGCGAATATACGCCGGAAGAGCTTGAGAGCTTCGGCAGCAAAAACGACGAAAGCAGCGGCGAAACGAGCCTCAATACACGCCAGTGCATGGTCGAGGGTATCGTTCTGGTTCTCTTGGGCCTCGCCTTTAGCTGGGTGGTAGGCGCGCAGGAGTGGTATCAGGGGCTATATATTCTCTCCTTTGGTCTCGCATTTTATGGTGCGTTGCAGATCATCGCCGCGCTCAGGGCGTACGCGGGAAAGACCACCGGCATGGTGGAAATCGTTGCCGATTTAAAAACCATGCCCGCCACGATGAAGCAGCTCGCTTTGGTCACGATCCTGACTTGGTTCGCGCTCTTTGCCATGTTCATCTACTCCACGCCTGCGGTGACGAGCTTCCATTTCCATTCCAGCGATCCGACCAGCGCGCTCTATAATGATGGGGCAAATTGGGTTGGCGTGCTGATGGCGGTCTATAATGGCGTCGCGGCGCTGGTGGCGTTTCTTCTGCCCCCGCTCACCCGGAAAATTGGCCGCGTGACTACCCATGTCGTTTGCCTGCTCATCGGCGGTGCGGGGCTTCTATCGATGTATCTCTTCACCGATCCTACGTATCTTTTGATCTCCATGACGGCGATCGGTATCGCCTGGGCGAGCCTTTTGACCATCCCCTACGCCATTCTCTCGAGCGCCGTCTCGCATAAAAAGATGGGCGTCTATATGGGGATGTTCAATCTCTTCCTGGTGATCCCGCAGATTCTCGCCGCCGCCATTCTCGGACTTCTGGTCCAGAAATTCTTCCATGGCGCAGCGATTTACGCGATTGCATTGGGTGGGATCGCCATGGTGCTCGCCGGAATTCTGATGGCCTTTGTGAAGGACGGGGAAGCGGCATGA
- a CDS encoding glycoside hydrolase family 65 protein: MITPWIIECRNFSTAREAIMRTGNIYQIANGYMGYRGTLDEFGPDELVGITLAGIFDQVGDAWREPVNAPNGGYTRVMLNGEPLSALSTPVESHRQSLNLRDATFERETRFSVQENLVTIRATRFLSAMRPHLGVIRYSVQCEKAAELVIETGIDANIWDLNGPHLIDLQFESKSAALLVHGRTHEAGKCVAVAEAAQIHFGEEIQRVEEKRNLRCVRLHAEAGETYSFEKFFAVATDFDKDHHPAINAALDNVQQAIGIGFDALLHEQRAAFAKKWAHCDVELEGDPQAQQALRYSIFQLLIAAPVKGSGNSIPARALSGQVYKGAVFWDTEMFMFPFFLHTMPDIAAELLRYRMHTLPGARAKAKTEGAGFKGAFYAWESQDTGEDACTYFNIGDPLTKRELRTHFRDKQVHISGDVAIAMWDYFKITGDDSLLLEGGAEVILECARFYYSYAYFKKDKNRYEILDVIGPDEYHERVNNNAFTNMVAKATFEIACELAAYLGQTHSGFLADLVRKIDIAQELPLFAEAARQLFVAEPDPETGIIEQFEGYFGLKDVPVETLKAQRIHPDEYLGAAQGLAVPTQVIKQADVVMMLNLFKDRYSAAVKKANWEYYEPRTEHGSSLSASAYAMVATEFGALDAAYAYFRMTATLDLEAKYKVYVGTVFMGGSHPAANGGAWMTVIFGFAGVRTATDRVIITPRLYKNWTRLAFPLAYKGDNFAVTITPKSIEIKAAEANRNAALFELWGLALSCAPGRKLMIERPQEHQT; this comes from the coding sequence ATGATCACCCCCTGGATAATTGAATGCCGCAATTTCTCCACCGCGCGCGAAGCCATCATGCGCACCGGCAATATCTATCAAATCGCCAATGGTTATATGGGCTATCGCGGCACGTTAGACGAATTCGGCCCCGATGAACTCGTCGGCATTACCTTGGCGGGCATTTTCGATCAAGTGGGCGATGCTTGGCGCGAGCCGGTGAATGCCCCCAATGGCGGCTACACCCGCGTGATGCTTAACGGGGAGCCGCTATCAGCGCTTTCCACCCCAGTTGAAAGCCATCGCCAATCCCTAAATCTGCGTGACGCCACGTTTGAACGCGAGACGCGATTTTCGGTGCAGGAGAATCTCGTGACCATCCGCGCCACGCGTTTTCTTAGTGCAATGCGGCCGCATCTGGGCGTGATCCGCTATAGCGTACAGTGCGAGAAAGCCGCCGAACTTGTGATCGAAACCGGCATCGACGCCAATATCTGGGACCTCAATGGCCCTCATCTGATCGATCTCCAATTCGAAAGCAAAAGCGCCGCGCTTCTCGTTCATGGCCGTACCCATGAAGCGGGAAAATGTGTGGCGGTAGCGGAAGCCGCGCAAATCCACTTTGGCGAGGAAATCCAGCGCGTAGAAGAAAAACGAAATTTGCGCTGCGTGCGTCTACACGCGGAAGCTGGAGAGACCTATAGCTTCGAAAAATTCTTCGCAGTGGCGACGGATTTTGATAAGGATCACCACCCAGCGATAAACGCGGCACTGGACAACGTGCAACAGGCCATCGGCATAGGCTTTGACGCCCTTCTGCATGAGCAGCGCGCTGCTTTCGCGAAGAAATGGGCCCATTGCGACGTGGAGCTGGAAGGAGATCCGCAGGCGCAGCAGGCCTTACGCTATTCTATTTTCCAGCTCTTGATCGCGGCACCAGTCAAAGGCAGCGGCAATTCCATTCCGGCGCGCGCGCTCTCTGGCCAAGTCTATAAAGGCGCGGTATTCTGGGACACGGAAATGTTCATGTTTCCGTTCTTCCTGCACACCATGCCGGATATCGCCGCCGAGCTTCTGCGCTATCGCATGCACACCCTGCCGGGCGCTCGCGCCAAGGCCAAGACGGAAGGGGCTGGGTTCAAAGGCGCGTTTTATGCCTGGGAAAGCCAGGATACCGGCGAAGACGCCTGTACCTATTTCAACATCGGCGATCCTTTGACCAAGCGCGAGTTGCGCACCCATTTTCGTGACAAGCAGGTCCACATCTCCGGCGACGTCGCCATTGCCATGTGGGATTATTTCAAGATCACAGGCGATGACAGCCTGCTGCTCGAGGGCGGAGCCGAAGTCATCTTGGAATGCGCGCGCTTCTATTACTCCTATGCCTATTTCAAGAAGGACAAGAACCGCTACGAGATACTCGACGTTATCGGGCCCGACGAATATCACGAACGGGTCAATAACAACGCCTTCACCAATATGGTGGCCAAGGCCACCTTCGAAATCGCTTGTGAGCTTGCCGCCTATCTTGGCCAGACCCATAGCGGCTTCCTGGCAGACCTCGTGCGGAAAATTGACATCGCGCAGGAATTGCCACTCTTCGCCGAAGCCGCGCGCCAACTCTTTGTGGCCGAGCCAGATCCCGAGACGGGCATTATCGAGCAGTTCGAAGGCTATTTCGGCCTGAAAGATGTGCCTGTCGAAACCTTGAAAGCACAGCGCATCCACCCAGATGAATATCTTGGTGCCGCGCAGGGTTTGGCGGTGCCTACCCAGGTCATCAAACAGGCCGATGTGGTGATGATGCTAAACCTCTTCAAGGACCGCTATTCCGCCGCCGTCAAAAAAGCCAATTGGGAGTATTACGAGCCGCGCACCGAACACGGATCAAGCCTCTCAGCCTCGGCCTATGCCATGGTGGCGACTGAGTTCGGCGCCTTGGACGCGGCCTATGCGTATTTCCGCATGACAGCGACACTGGACCTCGAAGCCAAATACAAGGTCTATGTGGGTACCGTGTTCATGGGCGGCTCTCACCCAGCGGCGAATGGGGGAGCCTGGATGACGGTCATCTTCGGCTTCGCAGGCGTGCGAACGGCGACGGATCGCGTGATCATTACGCCGCGCCTTTATAAGAACTGGACACGCCTCGCCTTTCCCCTGGCTTATAAGGGCGACAACTTCGCGGTAACAATCACCCCCAAAAGCATCGAGATCAAAGCCGCCGAAGCAAACCGGAACGCGGCTCTTTTCGAACTCTGGGGCCTCGCGCTAAGCTGCGCGCCAGGGCGAAAGCTCATGATCGAGCGGCCCCAGGAGCATCAGACATGA
- a CDS encoding LacI family DNA-binding transcriptional regulator produces the protein MRSPTIVDIAREAGVAFSTVARVFNGSGPVKQETRERIEEVVARLGYKPNVWARSLRSARSHLIAMLLMPTSEAGAEDPSLSGEENLAISSYYNRLQVSAMTECQGAGYRLFVEAFPSGTRSISKRLAAMAAKTQLDGVLLVPPLSDQLGVMKTLRKLEIPFVRVSPYTHLGMSSYVWIDDQRASYELTCHLLSLGHRDIAYIKGAPDHQSSEARFRGFCAAMEEAGIRVRPEFVVEYTYSMRFGSQAAERLLSARKCPTAIICFNDDVAAGAMTAAYRLGLALPKDLSIAGFDNSPIASALWPGLTSVYQPVGDLARTATKLLIREIETGESAPSQKLEHKLVLRGSTASSSK, from the coding sequence ATGCGATCGCCCACTATTGTCGATATTGCGCGGGAGGCGGGCGTTGCCTTCAGCACTGTGGCGCGCGTTTTCAACGGCAGCGGTCCCGTCAAACAAGAGACCCGCGAGCGCATAGAAGAAGTGGTCGCCCGGCTTGGATATAAGCCAAATGTCTGGGCACGCTCGCTGCGCAGCGCACGCTCGCATTTGATTGCCATGCTGTTGATGCCAACCTCCGAGGCTGGAGCCGAAGACCCTTCGCTGTCTGGCGAAGAGAATCTTGCGATTTCGTCCTATTACAACAGGCTGCAAGTCAGCGCGATGACGGAGTGCCAAGGGGCTGGCTACCGCCTGTTCGTTGAGGCCTTTCCAAGCGGTACGCGCTCCATTTCCAAGCGTCTCGCGGCAATGGCTGCAAAGACCCAGCTCGATGGGGTGCTTCTGGTGCCCCCTCTGTCCGACCAGCTTGGCGTCATGAAGACTCTGCGCAAGCTCGAGATTCCGTTTGTGCGCGTCTCTCCTTACACTCACCTTGGCATGTCCTCTTATGTCTGGATTGATGACCAGCGCGCCTCTTACGAATTGACTTGCCATCTTCTCAGCCTCGGGCATCGCGACATCGCTTATATAAAGGGCGCACCAGATCATCAGTCGAGTGAGGCACGCTTTCGCGGCTTTTGCGCCGCCATGGAAGAGGCCGGTATCCGCGTCCGCCCCGAATTCGTTGTTGAGTACACTTATTCTATGCGCTTCGGCTCGCAGGCTGCTGAACGTCTTCTTTCCGCCCGCAAGTGCCCGACGGCCATCATATGCTTTAACGACGATGTTGCTGCGGGCGCGATGACTGCGGCATATCGGCTTGGCCTGGCTCTTCCCAAAGATCTTTCCATTGCGGGATTCGACAACTCGCCCATCGCCTCTGCGTTATGGCCAGGACTGACCTCTGTCTATCAGCCGGTAGGCGATCTCGCGCGTACCGCAACGAAGCTCCTCATCCGCGAAATCGAAACTGGCGAATCCGCTCCATCTCAAAAGCTTGAACACAAGCTTGTGCTGCGCGGTTCAACGGCATCGTCTTCGAAATAG
- a CDS encoding TonB-dependent receptor has protein sequence MKSKNLLLCGASAFAIVAVATPALAQDTMETVVVTGMRASLQSAQSIKQNADKIVDSITAVDIGALPDRSVAEALQRIPGIQITRTDAVADPVRWAGFGNGVFIRGLSWVSALTNGEETFGAVNGRTISFADVSANLMRSVDVYKNPDASMIEGGIGGVVDLNTRKPFDQDGRMIALSGDYTFGSISGRYAPSINALISDRWHTGIGEIGLLLSADYQDLRASNNTVTAGVFDGTATVGGSTVRYPQDEALGNRRLDWKQPRVALDATLQWRPTEALDVTFTYLFSKAEPSSNEHQVAWTIPTDQTSLNGFKYDAQGSFIGGTFNNAATNASDVNNFGSRFSARHNISANYSLAVKYNPTDALEVNFDAQYVDSRSTVYDMSVFEKVKNNQWCYFAANNWSDNCSAAPTSARYYPNAPVINYTSDLSTNTPRLSYTGDVAQLASPSSYIWGAAMDHLENNYAHAWSTKADAKYSFSSRPLDWIKDVRFGFRANLKQAVTRQSGWNWGPLSYQSWQNGWVFGKDGTTPSMVAAIGDVSTVASNAASVYHFKSVFGQALPNVVLPDVNFLKQGDQAVWDTIKKTQAGNAAIGITGMWTALAAQGNCTGVAYKCNQIYNSATPSADSNSGGINNQTENTYAGYAQVDFLNERFLGFDVPVDGNIGVRIVNTQGESGAGYMILPAVGSCDPTKTSNCANINEARAFVGNNGNSLVVATPSVSHNYTDVLPSFNVRFGLSDKLQLRAAFSQGIVRPDFANTQNNTSLRYNFQDSGLFQTGNQGLIGTGGNPSLKPLKANNYDVSLEWFFSNTGSMSFALFHKDLSNYFMSSVVKESYTRNGINETFYLTRYANGDKGKLEGFEFAYQQFYDSLPGAWSGLGLQANYTKLYNSGGHNAIRNISNGNTISNAADTTLPMEGMSDDSANVALLYAKYGIDARLAYNWRSRYLMSASAANLNTPVWQRAYGQLDSSVMYDLTDNYKVGVQASNLLGQTTILQVGGASYHPNYQWVEGERKFSVILRAKW, from the coding sequence ATGAAAAGTAAAAACTTATTGCTCTGTGGTGCGTCGGCTTTCGCGATCGTTGCTGTCGCCACTCCAGCTCTTGCGCAAGACACCATGGAAACGGTCGTTGTGACCGGCATGCGCGCGAGCCTGCAATCGGCCCAAAGCATCAAACAAAATGCCGATAAAATCGTCGATTCCATCACTGCTGTTGATATTGGCGCGCTGCCGGATCGCAGCGTGGCTGAAGCGCTTCAGCGCATTCCAGGCATTCAGATTACACGCACCGATGCAGTCGCCGACCCCGTCCGCTGGGCTGGTTTTGGTAACGGCGTCTTTATTCGCGGTCTTTCCTGGGTTTCCGCGCTGACCAATGGCGAAGAGACCTTCGGCGCCGTAAACGGGCGCACCATCAGCTTCGCCGACGTTTCGGCCAATCTGATGCGCAGCGTTGACGTTTATAAGAACCCGGACGCTTCGATGATCGAAGGCGGCATTGGCGGCGTGGTTGACCTCAACACCCGCAAGCCCTTCGACCAGGATGGCCGTATGATCGCCCTGTCCGGCGACTACACCTTCGGCTCCATCTCGGGCCGTTATGCGCCGTCGATCAACGCCCTCATCAGCGACCGCTGGCACACTGGCATCGGTGAAATTGGCCTTTTGCTTTCGGCCGACTATCAGGATCTTCGCGCCTCCAATAACACCGTCACGGCGGGCGTTTTTGACGGCACGGCGACGGTTGGCGGCAGCACCGTGCGTTACCCGCAGGACGAAGCGCTCGGTAATCGCCGTCTCGATTGGAAGCAGCCGCGCGTGGCGCTGGATGCCACGTTGCAGTGGCGCCCGACCGAAGCGCTGGATGTCACCTTCACCTATCTCTTTTCCAAAGCCGAACCGAGCAGCAACGAGCATCAGGTCGCCTGGACGATCCCGACGGATCAGACCAGCCTGAACGGTTTCAAATACGATGCCCAGGGCTCCTTCATCGGTGGCACGTTCAATAACGCCGCCACCAACGCCAGCGATGTCAACAATTTCGGCAGCCGCTTCAGTGCCCGCCATAACATCAGCGCCAATTATTCTCTGGCGGTGAAGTACAATCCGACCGACGCTCTTGAAGTGAATTTCGACGCCCAGTATGTCGATTCCCGCTCGACCGTGTACGACATGAGCGTCTTCGAAAAGGTGAAGAACAACCAGTGGTGCTATTTCGCGGCCAACAATTGGAGCGACAACTGCTCCGCTGCGCCGACCAGCGCCCGCTACTACCCGAATGCGCCGGTCATCAACTACACTTCCGATCTTTCCACTAACACACCGCGCCTGTCTTATACGGGCGATGTGGCGCAGCTGGCGTCTCCCTCGAGCTATATCTGGGGCGCCGCCATGGACCATCTGGAGAATAACTACGCGCATGCGTGGTCGACTAAGGCTGACGCCAAGTACAGCTTCTCCAGCCGTCCGCTGGATTGGATCAAGGATGTCCGCTTCGGCTTCCGCGCCAATCTGAAGCAAGCCGTCACGCGCCAGTCCGGTTGGAATTGGGGCCCCTTGAGCTATCAGTCCTGGCAGAATGGCTGGGTCTTCGGCAAGGATGGCACGACCCCGTCCATGGTCGCCGCGATTGGCGATGTCTCCACGGTCGCCAGCAACGCAGCTTCCGTTTATCACTTTAAGAGCGTCTTTGGTCAGGCCCTGCCCAACGTCGTGCTGCCGGATGTCAACTTCCTCAAGCAAGGCGACCAGGCTGTCTGGGACACGATCAAGAAAACCCAAGCAGGCAATGCCGCCATCGGCATCACCGGCATGTGGACGGCTCTCGCCGCGCAGGGCAACTGCACAGGTGTCGCCTACAAGTGCAATCAGATCTACAACAGCGCCACGCCTTCGGCTGACAGCAATTCGGGTGGTATCAATAACCAGACCGAAAACACCTATGCCGGCTATGCGCAGGTGGACTTCCTGAACGAACGCTTCCTCGGCTTCGACGTGCCGGTGGATGGCAATATCGGCGTGCGCATCGTCAATACCCAGGGCGAAAGCGGTGCCGGTTATATGATCCTGCCGGCGGTGGGTTCATGCGATCCCACCAAGACTTCCAACTGCGCCAACATCAACGAAGCCCGCGCTTTCGTCGGCAATAACGGCAATTCCCTGGTCGTGGCCACGCCGAGCGTGTCGCATAACTACACCGACGTGCTGCCGAGCTTTAACGTCCGCTTCGGCCTCAGCGATAAGCTGCAGTTGCGCGCCGCGTTCTCGCAAGGCATCGTCCGCCCGGACTTCGCCAACACGCAGAACAACACCTCGCTGCGCTATAACTTCCAGGATAGCGGCCTGTTCCAGACCGGCAATCAGGGTCTGATCGGCACGGGCGGCAATCCGAGCCTGAAGCCGCTCAAGGCAAATAACTACGATGTCAGCCTGGAATGGTTCTTCTCCAACACCGGCAGCATGTCCTTCGCGCTGTTCCACAAGGATCTGAGCAACTACTTCATGTCCTCGGTGGTGAAGGAGTCTTACACCCGCAACGGCATCAACGAGACTTTCTATCTCACCCGTTATGCCAACGGCGACAAGGGTAAGCTCGAGGGCTTTGAGTTCGCCTATCAGCAGTTCTACGACAGCCTGCCGGGCGCGTGGAGCGGTCTGGGCCTGCAGGCTAACTATACCAAGCTCTATAACAGCGGTGGCCACAACGCGATCCGCAACATCTCCAACGGCAATACGATCAGCAACGCGGCTGACACCACCTTGCCGATGGAAGGGATGTCGGACGACAGCGCCAACGTGGCTCTGCTCTATGCCAAGTACGGCATCGATGCACGCCTCGCCTACAACTGGCGTTCGCGCTATCTGATGAGCGCCTCGGCGGCCAACCTCAACACGCCGGTCTGGCAGCGCGCCTATGGTCAGCTTGACTCTTCGGTGATGTACGATCTGACCGACAACTACAAAGTTGGTGTCCAGGCCAGCAATCTGCTCGGCCAGACCACGATCCTGCAAGTTGGAGGTGCATCCTATCACCCCAATTACCAGTGGGTTGAGGGCGAACGTAAGTTCTCCGTCATCCTGCGCGCCAAGTGGTAA
- a CDS encoding right-handed parallel beta-helix repeat-containing protein, which produces MNRRQLLASTALLMAPRLMAASLPPLGAAQLWTSYQAEAMETTGAVLGPAYGPYRIENEAAHQTCVKLNKPGDYLRFTVNDRANTLLLRYCLPDAPDGGGLEDRLEVQVNGKKTAELALTSRFTWLYGDYPFSNNPKEAKPRHFFDDVVLRDIPLAKGDVVTLIKRGAASFCVVDFVDLELAPPPLPRPEEALALTDIPVEGGDYTRALRKLLADAARERKIAYIPPGDYTLTGDIEIPAHVTLQGAGMWHTRFNGDEELYPEPSRRLRFKLTGEKSRLCDFALIGKLIYRNDNEQNDGIFGAGGRDCVVSRLWIEHTKVGMWFYLCRGIRIEGCRLRNTFADGINLCVGTSDCVIEDCSARNTGDDCFAIWPAPSDQGFEAAGPVPGSNLIRRCTGELPFLAQGGAIYGGANNRIEDCLFRDIASGCGILISTTFPTSDAKQDNNFTGETIVGNCRLLRCGGYDHGWTWRGAFQVCLHHKDISGLRVRDLSIEDSFSDGLSIITAPDAKGRRLSDAVFTRVSIMGSAKAEAGHHDIYVAQGVTGAALFQQSELGHVENAAPGFALNRV; this is translated from the coding sequence ATGAACCGGCGCCAGTTATTGGCTTCCACTGCACTTTTGATGGCTCCTCGCCTGATGGCGGCATCGCTCCCCCCTCTCGGCGCGGCACAGCTTTGGACCAGCTATCAAGCCGAAGCGATGGAGACAACGGGCGCGGTATTAGGGCCGGCCTACGGGCCGTACAGAATCGAAAACGAGGCCGCGCATCAGACCTGCGTAAAGCTGAATAAGCCGGGAGATTATCTCCGCTTCACGGTGAACGACAGAGCCAATACGCTTCTGCTGCGCTATTGCCTGCCTGATGCGCCTGACGGCGGTGGATTGGAGGACAGGCTCGAAGTTCAAGTGAATGGCAAGAAAACGGCAGAGCTTGCCCTTACCTCGCGCTTCACCTGGCTTTATGGCGACTATCCTTTCAGCAACAATCCCAAAGAGGCAAAGCCGCGCCATTTCTTTGATGATGTAGTGTTGCGCGATATCCCCTTGGCGAAAGGCGATGTTGTCACCCTGATCAAACGTGGCGCAGCGTCCTTTTGCGTAGTCGATTTCGTGGATTTGGAGTTGGCCCCGCCACCCCTGCCTCGCCCCGAAGAAGCATTGGCGCTTACCGACATTCCCGTGGAAGGTGGCGATTACACCCGGGCCTTACGCAAACTCCTGGCCGATGCAGCACGCGAGAGGAAAATCGCCTATATCCCACCGGGAGATTACACCCTGACGGGCGACATCGAGATTCCTGCGCATGTCACCCTTCAAGGCGCAGGCATGTGGCATACGCGTTTTAATGGCGATGAAGAGCTTTATCCTGAACCCAGCCGCCGTCTACGCTTCAAACTCACCGGTGAGAAGAGCAGACTTTGCGATTTTGCCCTTATCGGCAAACTTATATATCGCAACGATAATGAACAAAATGACGGGATTTTCGGCGCGGGCGGACGCGACTGCGTTGTCTCGCGCCTCTGGATCGAGCATACCAAAGTCGGCATGTGGTTCTATCTTTGCCGCGGCATACGGATCGAAGGCTGCCGGTTGCGCAATACTTTTGCCGATGGGATCAACCTTTGCGTCGGGACAAGCGACTGCGTGATCGAAGACTGCTCGGCACGCAATACCGGTGATGACTGCTTCGCCATTTGGCCTGCGCCGTCCGATCAAGGCTTTGAAGCGGCGGGACCCGTTCCCGGAAGCAATTTGATCCGGCGTTGTACTGGAGAACTTCCTTTCCTAGCGCAAGGCGGCGCAATTTATGGCGGCGCCAATAACCGTATCGAAGATTGTCTGTTCCGCGATATCGCCTCGGGTTGCGGCATTCTTATCAGCACGACCTTCCCCACCAGCGATGCCAAGCAAGATAATAATTTCACCGGCGAGACGATTGTGGGGAATTGCCGACTATTGCGCTGCGGCGGCTATGATCACGGCTGGACCTGGCGCGGCGCTTTTCAGGTCTGCCTGCACCACAAGGACATCTCCGGGCTGCGCGTGCGCGATCTCTCCATCGAGGACAGTTTTTCGGATGGTCTCAGCATCATTACCGCCCCCGATGCCAAAGGTCGCCGCTTAAGCGATGCGGTCTTCACACGCGTATCGATCATGGGGAGTGCGAAGGCCGAGGCAGGACACCATGACATCTATGTTGCACAGGGCGTAACAGGCGCGGCTCTATTCCAGCAATCAGAGCTAGGTCATGTTGAAAATGCCGCCCCGGGATTCGCGCTAAACCGCGTTTGA